The genomic DNA CGATTCGAAAAGAACTAGGACCTCTTCCTCCTTTCCAGTAATCTCCCGCTCTCTTTTCTCCAGGCTGTCTCTTCCAAGCCGCAACTCCTCTTCCCGCTGTCGAAGTTCGCTCTCGAGGTTGTCTAGCCTCTCCTCAGTCTCCTGGACCTTCAACTCTCGTGGCTTGAGCTCGGTCTCCCGGTCTTCAAGCTCCCTATCCTTGGCATCCAGCTGCTGAGTCCTCTCCTCAAGGGACTTCTCTTTTTGATTGAGGTTGCTCTCCCAAGAATCTAGCTCCTCTTTGCGACTGTTTATCTCTGCCTCTTGGGTCTTGATCTTATCCTTGAACTCTTCAATGATGTCCCATATGGGAACTTCGTTGTTCGACACAGAAACGCCTCCAAATCATCAACTGTAATCAAATAAGATATCGTGAATCCGCGTTCGTATTTCCAAGTTGGCATAAGTACTTTTCTTGAACATTTCCAGATACCACTTAGACGAGGGTCGGTCCCAGTATCGTCAGGTTGCTTTCCCCGACTTCTATGGTGTGCTTCTCCATGCTATGCTGGCAAGCCCTCATTTTTTCAACTCGCATGTAGCGGGCCAGTTTACCCCGCGTCCTGTCAAGGCCAAGCTCTATTATCCCGTCCACAAGGAAACCCTCGTTGCCAAGCAGATCTGAGGGATCTCCCTGGGATCTCTCCATTACAATGAATGTGATGAGGTTCATGTCCCTAAGCGCCTTGAAGAAGTAGAACATCTTCCTCCTCATCCCGTTAACACTGTCCATCAGAGAGTAGAGAGCGCCAAGGGAATCGAGGGTAAAGACGGTGAATTTATCCCCATTTTTCTTCTTGAAATAGGACAGCATCTGCTCGATGAACTGGGCATAGTCTGTGGGAGCATCCCCCTCGACGATGTCGTCTATCTCCCTCAGGTCAGTAAAATCAGAGATCTGCAGGTTGGGACTGAGCTTCATTCCAAGGCTCCTCATGTTCCGGAGATGACTTTCTGCGGTCTCCTCCAAGGTGACATAAAGACCCACTTCATCTTTATTCTCCAAATAAGAGGACATTACCGAGTAGCAGAAGCTGGTCTTCATCGATCCTGGCGGTCCGGTGACAAGAATGACCTTAGGAGGATCAATGTCGGTTCGGAAGATCTTTTCCATACCTTTGATTGAATTCTTGAGCATGACGTATCACCGTCGGGTGCATTTTCAACAGAATGCTGTTTAATAAAGCTTTTCAGCTAGGTTTTGAAAAATGCAAATTACCCGCCTTGATAGATAGTGAGGAGTTTGTCTGGCCCTTCACTGATCATTGTTCTCACTATTGGAATTGAAGAGCGAGGAATGATTTCTCGTATCGATGATCCCCGAC from Methanomassiliicoccales archaeon includes the following:
- a CDS encoding signal transduction protein, with translation MLKNSIKGMEKIFRTDIDPPKVILVTGPPGSMKTSFCYSVMSSYLENKDEVGLYVTLEETAESHLRNMRSLGMKLSPNLQISDFTDLREIDDIVEGDAPTDYAQFIEQMLSYFKKKNGDKFTVFTLDSLGALYSLMDSVNGMRRKMFYFFKALRDMNLITFIVMERSQGDPSDLLGNEGFLVDGIIELGLDRTRGKLARYMRVEKMRACQHSMEKHTIEVGESNLTILGPTLV